CAATGACAATGTCCTTCTTATGGTAAATATTAATTCAATAATTATAAGGTATTCATGTGCAACACTGACATTGACCCTGAAAATCACTGGGACACCAGTGTCAATGTCCTTCTTATGGTAAATATTAATTCAATAATCATAAGGTATCCATGTACAACACTAACACAGAATTTGACACCTAGAAGTTTTGGAACATTGATTATAGTTTATCTCAATGCTCGTCGTATGTGATGAATATAAAGTGAATACCTTCCATTTATATATGATGAAACCATTAACaataaggtaaatataaaaaaagattatGAGTAGATATTACATTATTGTACATTTGTGTATATGTCATACTTGTATAGCAAGAACGCTTTCATCCGTCACTAAAATAAATGACGATTTTCTTGTATAAAAATCCGATTAATATCAAAATGCACGTGTATACCATTCAGTATTACGTGTCGTTTCCACTTTGTGCAGAGGTAGAATTCTGAAAACATCATATTGTAGAATGATTGATTTGGTAAAATTTAATCGATCGCAACTGTAGTCTATGCTGTGCAATTTTTGCGAGTGTTTCTGTAAATTTCGATATAAGAACGAAAAGTGAATCAAAACATTCGTGAAGAATAACCGCGGAAAACTCTCGTGAATGTGGTACACTAATTTAAATTTCTCTTCAATTTCACATTCATTTAAATAGTATAAAAATATACTAAGCGTGAAATTgaactaaaaatattaaatacataaataaaagtgACGCAGAAATTATCCAATCTATTGTAATTCATGATATACTGATTCATTTAAgccatttaaatattatttagtatACATTTCTGAGATTATTTTTATCACATTACTATTGTTTCTAGCTCGAAAAGTTGGAAGAATTTCAAGAATGGCCTGACGGTAACTGCCGTCATGTCTACAGTCACGATACCGAAGACGCCAGACGCCATGTGAGCGGATGGGCAATGCGTAATACGAATAATCATAATGCCATGATACTGAAAAAGTCATGTCTGGGTGTTCTAGTGTGCAGCCATGATTGCTGCGGAGCCGAAGGGGAGAAAATACATCTTAGACCTGCGATCTGTGACAAGGCAAGAAGAAAACAAATCGGTAAGGAACTTGACCATTTGACTATTACTATTTCAATACGACGTCTCCTACAATTCTAGATCATCTCGGTTCAATGTAAGAAACATCCACATGTCTTGATTTTGAGTTTACTAATCACAACAGTTTCCAATCTAATCTAATAGAAATAATCTGATTTGCAATAATTGCCTAGACCTTTTTCATGCGTCAAGATATCAAACGCAAAACATATTGGGATTGAATTTCCATAATTATCAAACGgcattttcttcttttcttcaaacaaaacaAGCTAACTATCTAAAGAATATGATTTACCCATAAAGCTTGCAGCACAGTCTTCTTTGTTAAGGTGTTATGTAGAATCTGTATTCCCACTTGTCTTACAGGAAAAATGTGCCCAAATCCAACCTGTTCCGGTGTTCTAGATCTTTTACCATGCAGGGGCCACAGCGGCTATCCGGTGACACACTTCTGGCGCCATTACCGCGGTGCTATTTACTTCCAGGCTAAAGGTGTCCATGATCACCCAAAACCTGAACTGAAGGCATCGGCAGAAGCACGAAGACATCAAAGATCACTTCGCAGTCAAAGGCTTGGGGATGTAAGCCCATTTTAATCATATGAAATTGGATAAAGGAAGTGAATGTGTTTTTACATACTATGACTGGAATATAGATATCTTCTAAGTAGGCGCTATCAGTGGTTTTCCTTATGAAGGGATggaaaaaatgattcaaatttgaTCATGCTGTTGTTTGTATAAACGTACTTAGAAGACATCGTAATGTATCTTGGGGAGTCGGGGATGGGTGAAGGTCGGGGTAATTGAGGTTGAGACTTTTCCAAAAACATGCATGCTGATAATCCATTAGCAAAGAATGACTTagcatttcatttatataatatttatatatatttaatttatataatttatataataaattaatatgttatacataaatacttaaaatatttcaacaaggCTGGGCTGtctattttaaaataatgcatggtTCGAGAGTTTTTATTATTAATGTCGTTTGTTGGTCATCTTAATGATTGTATAAAGgcctattacaaaaaaaaaaacttcaaaaacaaaatctttaagaCAAGTTAGACTTTAAATGATACAATAAAAAGACCTCTTCATAATTAAAGTTACGTTATTATAAACGGTTACATTTCACTCCGTGGAATTGTTACAGTTAAATGACTTTAATCTGGTGGAAtcgttagtttaaacatatttattcccaaaaaatAAAGTACAAACACTAACACATAAATTATGTCATACGTTGATCACTGCAACACAGGAAAGGCTAAGAATGGAAGacatgtcttatagaattcttctccttcgtGTGGTGGAGTCGTTACATAGGAAGCAGTAATTGTTTATCTCAGACGCATTTTAAAGGCATTTGTTTATATCTTAACAATACAGTTACGAACttcaataaaaaagatattaataTCTTACGTGACATTGTGTTCATGTTCTTTTACAATATTACAGGACTGTAATGGAGGTAAAATGTTCCGCAAACAAAGGGAGGGAACTGGGCTATCACCAATGAGACATCTGCTTACACCAGGTTAGTGCCCCCgtggttgtttttctttgtatcATATTTCCATTAACGTAAACGATgttttatcaaaacttcaaatgaagaaaataaattaaaacccAAAGATATTTATCGTCCTTATTTGTAATATTgctaaaatttatgaaaataaaaatgtggttTTTGCAAggacatatttttataaataaaaagtatacTGCTTTATTAGTTTTTAGATTAGTCATAAAACTGCATAATGGTTATCTGTACACATTTTTGCGCCAGCAAAA
The sequence above is a segment of the Mercenaria mercenaria strain notata chromosome 3, MADL_Memer_1, whole genome shotgun sequence genome. Coding sequences within it:
- the LOC123523427 gene encoding chorion-specific transcription factor GCMa-like, translated to MTLTEETTYIPSMHSSKADIDPENHWDINDNVLPMLEKLEEFQEWPDGNCRHVYSHDTEDARRHVSGWAMRNTNNHNAMILKKSCLGVLVCSHDCCGAEGEKIHLRPAICDKARRKQIGKMCPNPTCSGVLDLLPCRGHSGYPVTHFWRHYRGAIYFQAKGVHDHPKPELKASAEARRHQRSLRSQRLGDVSPF